A genomic region of Eucalyptus grandis isolate ANBG69807.140 chromosome 5, ASM1654582v1, whole genome shotgun sequence contains the following coding sequences:
- the LOC120293712 gene encoding ankyrin repeat-containing protein At2g01680-like yields the protein MEQRLLEAAQKGYIEELNDLIRSNGLVLEEMALEGASHTSLHVACVAGHLDFVRGLLKLMPEFVEKVNAYGLGLLHIAAARGDVEIARELLRVGQHLCSVKGRERRNPLHCAVIKGEFDVMKVRLSASPESVKEITAREETMLHREEQPV from the coding sequence ATGGAGCAAAGGTTGCTAGAAGCAGCCCAGAAGGGCTATATCGAAGAGCTAAATGACTTGATCAGAAGCAATGGGCTCGTCCTCGAGGAGATGGCTCTTGAAGGAGCCAGTCACACCTCGCTGCACGTAGCTTGTGTGGCTGGCCATTTGGATTTTGTCCGGGGGCTCCTGAAGTTGATGCCAGAGTTTGTGGAAAAAGTGAACGCATATGGTTTAGGTCTGTTGCACATCGCGGCAGCTCGAGGTGATGTTGAGATTGCAAGGGAGCTCCTAAGAGTAGGTCAACACCTGTGCTCTGTGAAGGGACGGGAGAGAAGAAACCCTTTGCATTGTGCCGTCATAAAAGGGGAATTCGATGTCATGAAGGTGCGGCTCTCCGCTTCGCCTGAGTCTGTCAAAGAGATAACTGCCAGGGAGGAGACCATGCTTCACCGTGAAGAACAACCGGTTTGA
- the LOC104446378 gene encoding ankyrin repeat-containing protein BDA1 yields MERRMLEAARKGNVHELEDLISSNELILEEMDLEGAGHTPLHVACVAGHLDFVRELLKRMPKLAEKVNVDGFSPLHIAAARGDVKIARELLTVGPHLCSVKGRERRIPLHYAAVNGKVDVMKVLLTASPESVEETTAREETVLHLAVKNNRFNVVVVLVDHLKQHKKEQVINWKDHKGNTALHLAAAGKNFEVVNFLLCKHAVESEVVEVNTVNDNGSTPLDVSTPSRREAEDKEIKEILIGAGAKHGRGRSNSPSSSPVPDDNDFNGANSHQASGKEPFKDAPQSSPRSQLKYSNAEKESFGDIRNALLVVAALIASATYQSVLQPPKIIEVAHNKSNNHNSIIEVAHNISNNPNPNNSMTEYYGAGLVYGLFLGGNTLGFVVSVQIIICLTKDIQDRNGTRLLLKMPLKLPLRLSLVAMVLTYFCFTLSLLFSTMGGKSPSKKALRLLPLMISFILLLMQQWLAVAIDFFLEQLVGLPLLGDMYKLDVYRPDEGSKNKDLEDKDKSRGCK; encoded by the exons ATGGAGCGAAGGATGTTAGAAGCAGCTCGGAAGGGCAATGTCCATGAGCTGGAAGACTTGATCAGCAGCAATGAGCTCATCCTCGAGGAGATGGATCTCGAAGGAGCTGGTCACACGCCACTGCATGTTGCCTGTGTGGCTGGCCATTTGGATTTCGTCCGAGAGCTCCTGAAGCGTATGCCAAAGCTTGCTGAAAAGGTGAACGTGGATGGTTTCAGCCCGCTGCACATTGCGGCTGCTCGAGGTGATGTCAAGATCGCGAGGGAGCTCTTGACAGTGGGTCCACACCTGTGCTCCGTGAAAGGACGGGAGAGAAGAATCCCTTTGCATTATGCCGCTGTGAACGGGAAGGTCGATGTCATGAAGGTATTGCTCACCGCTTCGCCTGAGTCTGTTGAAGAGACGACTGCTCGAGAGGAGACTGTGCTTCACCTCGCTGTGAAGAACAACCGGTTCAACGTGGTGGTTGTGTTGGTGGACCATCTGAAGCAGCACAAGAAGGAGCAGGTGATCAATTGGAAGGACCACAAAGGCAACACCGCCTTGCATCTTGCTGCCGCTGGCAAAAATTTTGAG GTGGTGAACTTCCTGCTTTGTAAGCATGCTGTGGAGTCCGAGGTTGTAGAGGTGAACACCGTGAATGACAATGGGTCGACACCTCTAGACGTCTCAACTCCCTCGCGAAGGGAAGCAGAAGATAAAGAGATCAAAGAAATCCTCATTGGAGCAGGAGCCAAACACGGGAGAGGAAGATCAAACTCGCCCTCATCAAGCCCAGTCCCGGACGACAATGATTTCAATGGAGCTAACAGTCATCAAGCATCTGGGAAGGAACCATTCAAAGATGCTCCACAGTCATCACCACGTTCACAGTTGAAGTATTCAAATGCAGAAAAGGAGTCATTTGGTGACATCCGCAACGCCCTGTTGGTCGTCGCCGCGCTCATCGCAAGCGCGACCTACCAATCCGTGCTTCAGCCTCCAAAGATAATAGAAGTCGCCCACAACAAATCAAacaatcataattccataataGAAGTCGCCCACAACATATCAAACAATCCTAATCCCAACAACTCAATGACTGAATATTATGGTGCGGGCTTGGTGTACGGTCTCTTCTTGGGTGGCAACACATTAGGATTCGTGGTGTCAGTCCAAATTATCATTTGCCTCACCAAAGATATCCAAGACCGCAACGGCACCAGGCTGCTACTTAAGATGCCGCTTAAGCTGCCGCTCAGGCTATCCCTAGTTGCAATGGTTCTGACTTACTTTTGCTTCACGTTATCCCTGCTGTTCTCGACGATGGGTGGAAAAAGTCCATCCAAGAAAGCTCTGCGTCTGTTGCCGCTCATGATATCATTCATTCTTCTGCTGATGCAACAGTGGCTGGCAGTCGCTATAGATTTTTTCTTGGAACAGCTTGTTGGATTGCCCCTCCTAGGTGATATGTACAAGCTAGATGTGTACAGGCCAGATGAGGGATCAAAGAATAAGGACTTAGAGGATAAGGACAAAAGTCGTGGTTGTAAATGA